Proteins encoded by one window of Labrus bergylta chromosome 2, fLabBer1.1, whole genome shotgun sequence:
- the fsta gene encoding follistatin-A isoform X1 codes for MFRMLKHHLHPGIFLFFIWLCHLMEHQKVQAGNCWLQQGKNGRCQVLYMPGMTREECCRSGRLGTSWTEEDVPNSTLFRWMIFNGGAPNCIPCKGGETCDNVDCGPGKRCKMNRRSKPRCVCAPDCSNITWKGPVCGSDGKTYKDECALLKAKCKGHPDLDVQYQGKCKKTCRDVLCPGSSTCVVDQTNNAYCVTCNRICPEVTSPEQYLCGNDGIIYASACHLRRATCLLGRSIGVAYEGKCIKAKSCEDIQCSAGKKCLWDSRMSRGRCSLCDEACPESRTDEAVCASDNTTYPSECAMKQAACSMGVLLEVKHAGSCNSITEDHEEDEEDEDSDYKAFVHISSVLDG; via the exons ATGTTTAGGATGCTGAAACACCACCTCCACCCGGgcatttttctcttcttcataTGGCTTTGTCACCTCATGGAACATCAAAAAGTTCAAG ctggGAACTGCTGGCTGCAGCAGGGGAAGAACGGGAGGTGCCAGGTGCTCTACATGCCCGGGATGACCAGGGAGGAGTGCTGTCGGAGTGGAAGACTGGGGACGTCCTGGACCGAGGAGGACGTCCCCAACAGCACGCTCTTTAGGTGGATGATCTTCAATGGCGGAGCCCCAAATTGCATACCTTGCAAAGGTGGAG AAACCTGCGATAATGTTGACTGTGGGCCTGGAAAGAGGTGCAAGATGAACAGAAGAAGTAAGCCGCGCTGCGTGTGCGCGCCAGACTGCTCCAACATCACCTGGAAAGGACCCGTCTGCGGCTCAGACGGAAAGACCTACAAAGACGAATGCGCACTGCTGAAAGCTAAATGTAAAGGCCACCCAGACCTGGACGTGCAGTACCAGGGAAAGTGCAAGA AAACGTGCCGTGACGTCTTGTGCCCCGGCAGCTCCACATGCGTCGTGGACCAGACGAATAACGCGTATTGTGTGACGTGTAATCGGATTTGCCCTGAGGTGACGTCGCCTGAGCAGTACTTGTGTGGAAACGACGGGATCATCTACGCTAGCGCGTGTCACCTGAGAAGAGCTACCTGTCTCCTGGGCAGATCCATCGGAGTGGCATATGAGGGAAAATGCATCA AAGCCAAGTCGTGTGAGGACATCCAGTGCAGCGCAGGGAAGAAGTGTCTGTGGGATTCTCGGATGAGCCGAGGCCGCTGCTCGTTGTGTGATGAGGCCTGTCCAGAGAGCAGGACGGACGAGGCGGTGTGTGCCAGCGACAACACCACATATCCCAGTGAATGTGCCATGAAGCAGGCTGCTTGCTCTATGGGGGTGCTGCTAGAAGTCAAGCATGCAGGATCTTGCAACT CCATTACAGAAGACcacgaggaggatgaggaagatgaggacTCAGACTACAAGGCCTTTGTCCATATATCTTCTGTTCTGGATGGATAG
- the fsta gene encoding follistatin-A isoform X2, with amino-acid sequence MFRMLKHHLHPGIFLFFIWLCHLMEHQKVQAGNCWLQQGKNGRCQVLYMPGMTREECCRSGRLGTSWTEEDVPNSTLFRWMIFNGGAPNCIPCKETCDNVDCGPGKRCKMNRRSKPRCVCAPDCSNITWKGPVCGSDGKTYKDECALLKAKCKGHPDLDVQYQGKCKKTCRDVLCPGSSTCVVDQTNNAYCVTCNRICPEVTSPEQYLCGNDGIIYASACHLRRATCLLGRSIGVAYEGKCIKAKSCEDIQCSAGKKCLWDSRMSRGRCSLCDEACPESRTDEAVCASDNTTYPSECAMKQAACSMGVLLEVKHAGSCNSITEDHEEDEEDEDSDYKAFVHISSVLDG; translated from the exons ATGTTTAGGATGCTGAAACACCACCTCCACCCGGgcatttttctcttcttcataTGGCTTTGTCACCTCATGGAACATCAAAAAGTTCAAG ctggGAACTGCTGGCTGCAGCAGGGGAAGAACGGGAGGTGCCAGGTGCTCTACATGCCCGGGATGACCAGGGAGGAGTGCTGTCGGAGTGGAAGACTGGGGACGTCCTGGACCGAGGAGGACGTCCCCAACAGCACGCTCTTTAGGTGGATGATCTTCAATGGCGGAGCCCCAAATTGCATACCTTGCAAAG AAACCTGCGATAATGTTGACTGTGGGCCTGGAAAGAGGTGCAAGATGAACAGAAGAAGTAAGCCGCGCTGCGTGTGCGCGCCAGACTGCTCCAACATCACCTGGAAAGGACCCGTCTGCGGCTCAGACGGAAAGACCTACAAAGACGAATGCGCACTGCTGAAAGCTAAATGTAAAGGCCACCCAGACCTGGACGTGCAGTACCAGGGAAAGTGCAAGA AAACGTGCCGTGACGTCTTGTGCCCCGGCAGCTCCACATGCGTCGTGGACCAGACGAATAACGCGTATTGTGTGACGTGTAATCGGATTTGCCCTGAGGTGACGTCGCCTGAGCAGTACTTGTGTGGAAACGACGGGATCATCTACGCTAGCGCGTGTCACCTGAGAAGAGCTACCTGTCTCCTGGGCAGATCCATCGGAGTGGCATATGAGGGAAAATGCATCA AAGCCAAGTCGTGTGAGGACATCCAGTGCAGCGCAGGGAAGAAGTGTCTGTGGGATTCTCGGATGAGCCGAGGCCGCTGCTCGTTGTGTGATGAGGCCTGTCCAGAGAGCAGGACGGACGAGGCGGTGTGTGCCAGCGACAACACCACATATCCCAGTGAATGTGCCATGAAGCAGGCTGCTTGCTCTATGGGGGTGCTGCTAGAAGTCAAGCATGCAGGATCTTGCAACT CCATTACAGAAGACcacgaggaggatgaggaagatgaggacTCAGACTACAAGGCCTTTGTCCATATATCTTCTGTTCTGGATGGATAG
- the fsta gene encoding follistatin-A isoform X3, translating to MFRMLKHHLHPGIFLFFIWLCHLMEHQKVQAGNCWLQQGKNGRCQVLYMPGMTREECCRSGRLGTSWTEEDVPNSTLFRWMIFNGGAPNCIPCKETCDNVDCGPGKRCKMNRRSKPRCVCAPDCSNITWKGPVCGSDGKTYKDECALLKAKCKGHPDLDVQYQGKCKKTCRDVLCPGSSTCVVDQTNNAYCVTCNRICPEVTSPEQYLCGNDGIIYASACHLRRATCLLGRSIGVAYEGKCIKAKSCEDIQCSAGKKCLWDSRMSRGRCSLCDEACPESRTDEAVCASDNTTYPSECAMKQAACSMGVLLEVKHAGSCNCK from the exons ATGTTTAGGATGCTGAAACACCACCTCCACCCGGgcatttttctcttcttcataTGGCTTTGTCACCTCATGGAACATCAAAAAGTTCAAG ctggGAACTGCTGGCTGCAGCAGGGGAAGAACGGGAGGTGCCAGGTGCTCTACATGCCCGGGATGACCAGGGAGGAGTGCTGTCGGAGTGGAAGACTGGGGACGTCCTGGACCGAGGAGGACGTCCCCAACAGCACGCTCTTTAGGTGGATGATCTTCAATGGCGGAGCCCCAAATTGCATACCTTGCAAAG AAACCTGCGATAATGTTGACTGTGGGCCTGGAAAGAGGTGCAAGATGAACAGAAGAAGTAAGCCGCGCTGCGTGTGCGCGCCAGACTGCTCCAACATCACCTGGAAAGGACCCGTCTGCGGCTCAGACGGAAAGACCTACAAAGACGAATGCGCACTGCTGAAAGCTAAATGTAAAGGCCACCCAGACCTGGACGTGCAGTACCAGGGAAAGTGCAAGA AAACGTGCCGTGACGTCTTGTGCCCCGGCAGCTCCACATGCGTCGTGGACCAGACGAATAACGCGTATTGTGTGACGTGTAATCGGATTTGCCCTGAGGTGACGTCGCCTGAGCAGTACTTGTGTGGAAACGACGGGATCATCTACGCTAGCGCGTGTCACCTGAGAAGAGCTACCTGTCTCCTGGGCAGATCCATCGGAGTGGCATATGAGGGAAAATGCATCA AAGCCAAGTCGTGTGAGGACATCCAGTGCAGCGCAGGGAAGAAGTGTCTGTGGGATTCTCGGATGAGCCGAGGCCGCTGCTCGTTGTGTGATGAGGCCTGTCCAGAGAGCAGGACGGACGAGGCGGTGTGTGCCAGCGACAACACCACATATCCCAGTGAATGTGCCATGAAGCAGGCTGCTTGCTCTATGGGGGTGCTGCTAGAAGTCAAGCATGCAGGATCTTGCAACTGTAAGTaa